The DNA region GGTTCGGGACTAAGCCAATCTGAGAAGGAACCactagaaatgaaagaagaatccCAAGAGCTTGGCATCAGAGAAGCCCAGGGAATGGGACATTTCTAAGAGGAAGTGTGCCCCAATGTCAGATGCAaacatttccatttgttttggcAAAAAAAACATTGGTGTTATTAATACTGAGAGCAGTTTTAAGTGATGCTGACTTAATGAGTAAATGGGAGAGGGAAAATGGAGACATTAACTGTACACACATGTCCAGTTTGCTTGGCTATGAAGGGAAGGGGCGATATAGGGTAGTTGCTAGAGTGGAAAGTGGGAaaggggattttttttgttttttagacagagtctcactgtgtcacccaggctggagtacagttgcgcagtctcagctcactgcaacctctgcctcctgggttcaagcgattctccttcctcagcctcccaagtagctggtactaaaggtgcatgccaccacgcctggttaattttttgtatttctttttagtagagatggggtttcaccatgttagccaggatggccttgagatctcctgaccttgtgatccatccgcctcagcctcctgaagtgctgggattacaggcatgagccactgcacctggccgaaagagaattttaaaaatttctttcatttgaaagtTGCGATAGATTTAAGCATGGTTGTTATGTGGAAGGAAAAGGGCCAGTTGAGAGTGAGAGGAATGAGAGTTGAAGCAATGAGGGAAATGGGATTAAGAATAAGGTTTCTAAGGCACTAGGAGAGTTTAGGATCCCATAAGGGGGCAAGTCTTTAACTGAGGCAGCAAGTAGGTTGTGAGCCAAAAAGGCTTGGATATGAGAATGTGAGAGGGTTCCTGCTcaatgatatttcttttctttgagaaatagAAGGCAAAGCAATGGACTGAAAAtgagatggagtgcagtggagaaatCTGAGGAAGGTGTTGAGGGTTTAGAAGGGTGCAAAGGGCAGTGGGCTAGGGGGCTAAGCGGGGCGAAAAGGAATTGCTAAGGGGTGGCAAAGGAGTCTTAAGTGATGCTGGTCCCAGTCTGCAGGGTTGCATCTAGGTGTTGGAAATGGTTAGGACAGAGGCTGAAGTGATCTGGGGTTGACATCTTggtgtatttttgtatatttattgtatatttgttgcctaaatttccagaaatatataccttgctggagtgcagtggcgtgatcttggctcactgcagcttccaccttctgggttcaagtgattctcctacctcagtctcctgagtagctggaactacaggtgcgtgccaccaggcctgatgaattttttttgtatttttagtagagacagggtttcaccatgttggccagcctggtctcgaactcctgatctcaagtcatctgcttgccctggcctcccaaagtgctgggattacaggcgtgagccaccatgcctgacctaaagCTTCTTTACTATAAGATTTGTGTAAGGGGTTTGCAAACTCAAATGGAGgtgatataaatgagaaaaactctgagtccctctctctctttttcttttcttttttctttctttctttcctttatttttatttttattttttgagacagggttttgctctgtcacccaggctggagtgcagtgatgcagtctcacactgcaacccctgcctcatgggctcaagtgaacctccagtctcagcctcccaagtagctgggaccacaggcatgtgccaccatgtctggctaatttttgaggtatttttgtagagatggggttttgccaagtcACCCAGtttaaggctggtctcaaactcctgggctcaagcaatccgtctacctcggcctcccaaagtgctggaattgcccGTGTGAGCCATGGCATGAGAATTTGTGGGatgtttcttttaaatgaaagcaTACTCTGTTTGCATATTTGATATGAAGGAATATCCTTCCTTTCCACAAAGACAAAAGTTCTCCTATTTTCCTGAAAACATATGTCCttcttctacttttcatttttgttacttttgaTAGACACGTGTTACACTGATTTCACTTTCCTCATAATTCTGCTGTAAGAAAAACAATAGTGTGCGTTCAATGACAAATGGCAACAGTCTGTTATTGCTAGACTGTTATTGTTAGCAGAGACTACCAGAACAGTCAGTCCCAGTATCAGGGAATCAAAGAGAACACGTTCCCTCTCTAAAGGGCACAGCTGCTGCTCAGCTCTAGCTGATTGCTGCCCTGCAGGACTATAGACCCAGTGTTGCTAGATCTTTTGATTTTCCAAGAGAATCTTGGAATCTAGAATGTGATGGGAAGtctcttacatttaaaaatgttagcaattaacggtaagatttaaaaatactgtgGTCCAAGAAGAAAATGGATTTGGAAACTGGATTAAATTCAAATGAGGCATGCAGATTAATCCACAGCATGGTACAATGTGAATTTTCTGGTTTCTTTAATTGCACTGTAATTAGGTAAGATGTTAGCTTTGGGGAAGCTAAGTGCAGAGTATGCAGAAACTGTGTCATTTTGGTAAGTTTTCTCTAagtataaataaatttcaaaataaaaataaaaaattagtaaagtACTACAATGCAATTCTATGTAAGCCAAACATAGTATGTCTTCCAGTTTGAAAcctctgggttttattttattttattttattttattttattttattttattttattttattttattttattttatttttgagacagagtcttgctgtgtcacccaggctggagtgcagtggtgctatttcggcccactgccacctccaccttccaggctcaaacgattctcctgcctcaacctcctgagtagctgggattacaggcatgcaccaccacacccagctaatttttgtatttttagtagagatggggtttcaccatgttggctaggctggtttcgaactcctgaccacaagtgatccacctgccttggcctcccaaagtgctgggattacaggcgtgagccactgcaccaggcagaGACCTCTgttttttttatctctttttggcCTCTACAGTGACTAGTAAAGCACCTGATACATGGTAAACGATCAGTAATTACGAGTGCTCTattttggagaaaatgtttttttaaaaagtcattgtgTTCCATCTATGAATTGTTTGActtttaaaactgtctttttgtttgtttgtttctgaacaggtttacaaaggaggaaaacaacttcttctagattttttttttcagtttcttctataAATCAAAACATCTCAAAATGGAGACCTAAAATCCTTAAAGGGACTTAGTCTAATCTCGGGAGGTAGTTTTGTGCATGGGTAAACGAATTAAGTAGTTAACTGGTGTTTTCCTATACAAAGAATGCTAATTTTATAAACATGATCAAGTTATATAAGGTATAACTATAATGAGTTTGGTTTTGAATTTGATTTGTGGAAGTAAAGGAGAAGTGATTCTAGCTGGGGCATATTGTTAAAGCATTATTTTCAGAGTTGGGCAGGCAATCTCCTACTGGCATATTCTCCCATTATGGAGAATAGAAATAGTACTTGTGTTtgggaaagattttaaaatgagtgACAGTTACGTTGAACAAAAAGCTAATAATAAATCCTCTGCAAACCAAAGAAATATGCAGATGAAAGCTTTGACACATTAAAATACTtctacagtgacaaagaaaaatcaagaacaaaGCTTTTTGACAGGTGCAACAAATTTAGGGGAAGTAAAAAGATAAATGTGATGATTGGTCAAGAAATTATCCAGTTATTTACAAGGccattgatattttaaaagtccaAAAGTGTGTTTAAGTGGGCTGTTATCTCTGAGAATGATGAGGATGAGAGTGATGGTTGAAGGCTACATCTtaggaaatgaagaaatttagaaagaaaaatgatataaagaCAGTGATGAATACAAAGAAGATTTTTATGACAATGTGTAAAATTTTTGGCCAGGGAAAGGAATATTGAAGTTAGATATAATTACTTACCTTTGAGGGAAATAATTATCAGTAATGAGATGTGATGGTTCTCCTGCCACCTGGAAACAAAGCATTGAAGTCTGCAGTCAAAAAGTCCAACATCTCTGAGATCCAGGAAACCATGCTTGCAAATcactggtggaaaaaaaaaaaaaaagccacaatgaCTTTCTTATTGGTCATTGCTAGTATTATTGACTCAGAACCTCTTTACTAATGGCTAGTAAGTCATAATTGAGAAATTCTGAATTTTGACAAGGTCTCGCTGTTGAAatggtaaatttatttatttattttttgtcacaaTAAATTCTGGTTCAAGGTATGCTATCCATGAAATAATTTCTGACCAAAACTACATTGATGCCATTTGTTTATCCATCTTAGCCTATAGATGGCATTTGGTAACTTttgactgttttaaaaaataaatccactaTTATCAGAGTAGATTTGATGTTGGCTTCAGAaacatagagaaaaacaaaagttcaaaaatgttttcagtagGTGATAAGTTGAATAACTCTACAGTGTTAGTTCTTGGAGGgagacaaaattttttttaaaaaatctttgaaaggTCTTATTTTACAGCCATATCTAAATTatcttaagaaattttttaacCAAGGGAATGAAATATATATCATGATTCTGTTTTTCCAAAAGTAACCTGAATAGAGCAATGAAGTTCAGTTTTGTTATTGGTAGTTTCGGTAGAGTCTCTTTTTGCAGCACCTGTTGTCTACCATAATTACAGAGGACATTTTGGTGTTCTAGCCAAGTATACTCTGAgaataaaaaaatgttaacattaagtTACTTCAACAGCATGAAGCTGAGTCCAAAAGACCAAATGAACAAACACATTAATCTctgatgatttattttaaatagaatatttaattGCATAAGATCTAATAGTATCATTATGCTTAAGCAATTATATTCCTGATGATCTATGGGAAATaactattatttaataaatattgaaacCAGATTTTCAGATGTGTTAGCCAGTCTTGTTATTAGTAAAGCTCTTTATTTGGAGAGAAATTTTAGATTGTTTTGTTCTCCTTATTAGAAGGactgtagaaagaaaaatatgactaaTTGGAGAAAAATTTGGGATATACCATATTTCATTGAATTCAAAATGTCTTCAATTGTAAATCATACCATTATTGTATGTACCTCTAAGAAATAAAAGTGCTGCTAATTAAAATATGATATGCCATTAATTATAATGCACTTCTTGAtaacagaagttttaaaatagcCATCTTAGAATCAGTGAAATATGGTAatgtattcttttcttcctttgagatAGGTGTTATGCTTTTTTTCCTGGCTACTAAATTTCACaatttccaaaaagcaaaataaacatattctgaatatttttactGTGAAACACTTGAGAGCAGAGCTTTCCATCATGTAAAGAAGCTTCATGAGTCACACATTACATCTTCGGGTTGATTGAATGCCACTGAAACATTCTAGTAGCCTGGAGAAGTTGACCTGTCTGTGGAGATGACTGCCATTAACTGGCATCCTGATGGCCTAATACACTTTACTCTTCTGTGAAGGGTTTTAATCTTCAGCACAGCTTACTCTGTAGCATCATGTTTACATTGTATGTATAAAGATTATACAAAGGTGCAATTGtgtatttcttccttaaaatgtATCAGTATAGGATTTAGAATCTTTCCATGTTGAAACTCTAAatgcatagaaataaaaataataaaaaaatttttcattttggctTTTCAACCTAgtattaaaactaataaaagcaAAGCCATGCACAAAACTACCTCCCCAGAGAAAGGCTAGTCCCTTTTCTTCACCATTCATTTCATTATGAACATAGTAGAAAATAGCATATTCTTatcaaatttgatgaaaagtGCCAACACGTTTGAACTGAAATACGACTTGTCATGTGAACTGTACCGAATGTCTACGTATTCCACTTTTCCTGCTGGGGTTCCTGTCTCAGAAAGGAGTCTTGCTCGCGCTGGTTTCTATTACACTGGTGTGAATGACAAGGTCAAATGCTTCTGTTGCGGCCTGATGCTAGATAACTGGAAAAGAGGAGACAGTCCTGTTGAAAAGCATAAAAAGTTGTATCCTAGCTGCAGATTCGTTCAGAGTCTAAATTCAGTTAACAACTCAGAAGCTACCTCTCAGCCTACTTTTCCTTCTTCAGTAACAAGTTCCACACATTCATTACTTCCGGGTACAGAAAACAGTGGATATTTCAGTGGCTCTTATTCAAGCTTTCCATCAAATCCTGTAAACTCCAGAGCAAATCAAGATTTTTCTGCCTTGATGAGAAGTTCCTACCACTGTGCAATGAATAATGAAAAAGCCAGATTACTTACTTTTCAGACGTGGCCATTGACTTTTCTGTCGCCAACAGATCTGGCAAAAGCAGGCTTTTACTACGTTGGACCTGGAGACAGAGTGGCTTGCTTTGCCTGTGGTGGAAAACTGAGCAATTGGGAACCGAAGGATAATGCAATGTCAGAACACCTGAGACATTTTCCCAAATGCCCATTTATCGAAAATCAGCTTCAAGACACTTCGAGATACACAGTTTCTAATCTGAGCATGCAGACACATGCAGCCCGCTTTAAAACATTCTTTAACTGGCCCTCTAGTGTTCTAGTTAATACTGAGCAGCTTGCAAGTGCAGGTTTTTATTATGTGGGTAAGAAACTGAatctgctaattaaaaaaaaatacatttcattttatacatttcagtGGGCAAATTATGTGTATTCATGTTTTGGTCCAAAATTAATTTTAGGTAACAGTGATGATGTCAAATGCTTTTGCTGTGATGGTGGACTCAGGTGTTGGGAATCTGGAGATGATCCATGGGTGGAACATGCCAAGTGGTTTCCAAGGTAATTGTTTTGAAATTCTCTTTGCAAATTCTTGTGATTATCATGAGATTGCTTATATGTGTTTACCTTAAATCAGCTGTTACTTTACTCCGtcccaaatatatatttgtgaataaCTTTAGGATGGATTACTTAGCAAAATACTT from Rhinopithecus roxellana isolate Shanxi Qingling chromosome 15, ASM756505v1, whole genome shotgun sequence includes:
- the BIRC3 gene encoding baculoviral IAP repeat-containing protein 3 is translated as MNIVENSIFLSNLMKSANTFELKYDLSCELYRMSTYSTFPAGVPVSERSLARAGFYYTGVNDKVKCFCCGLMLDNWKRGDSPVEKHKKLYPSCRFVQSLNSVNNSEATSQPTFPSSVTSSTHSLLPGTENSGYFSGSYSSFPSNPVNSRANQDFSALMRSSYHCAMNNEKARLLTFQTWPLTFLSPTDLAKAGFYYVGPGDRVACFACGGKLSNWEPKDNAMSEHLRHFPKCPFIENQLQDTSRYTVSNLSMQTHAARFKTFFNWPSSVLVNTEQLASAGFYYVGNSDDVKCFCCDGGLRCWESGDDPWVEHAKWFPRCEYLIRIKGQEFICQVQASYPHLLEQLLSTSDSPEDENAESSIIHFEPGEDHSEDAIMMNTPVVNAAVEMGFSRSLVKHTVQRKILATGDNYRLVSDLVLDLLNAEDEIREEERERATEEKESNDLLLIRKNRMALFQHLTCVIPILDSLLTARIINEQEHDVIKQKTQTSLQARELIDTILVKGNIAATVFRNSLQEADAVLYEHLFVQQDIKYIPTEDVSDLPVEEQLRRLQEERTCKVCMDKEVSIVFIPCGHLVVCKDCAPSLRKCPICRSTIKGTVRTFLS